One Microlunatus soli genomic window carries:
- a CDS encoding macrolide family glycosyltransferase has protein sequence MATIHAYGPLGAGHVNPMLGIVAELVRRHHRVRFWAPAEFGDRIAETGARFEPVTSTWEQLGGQPPQMHGREFLRAMGLLLDETKAMVSTLGQAPKPDLVLHDGTLTWWGRILAHRWQLPAVETLPNLVSNRHWSMNAYTKINPVDPRFLWQMLRIGRYLRSQGIDRVGDFMQGTTAAARIVTVPRAFQYRGDTFDGWDFVGPCLTDRAFQGDWQPAGAHHEVGAEHPVLLVSLGSSYNARPDIYRMIIASAADRPWQVVMSIGDRVTAADLGPIPDNVEVQPRLPQLAVLRHARAFVTHAGMGGTMEGLRAGVPLIALPQMAEQRANADRIAELGLGVALDPDRLDAPTLWSAVEATADDDGIRDRLDWMRAEMDAAGGAPAAADVVDRVLAAQ, from the coding sequence GTGGCCACCATTCACGCCTACGGACCGCTCGGTGCCGGTCATGTCAATCCGATGCTGGGGATCGTCGCCGAACTCGTCCGGCGCCACCATCGGGTCAGGTTCTGGGCTCCGGCCGAATTCGGTGACCGGATCGCCGAGACCGGTGCCCGCTTCGAGCCGGTGACTTCGACCTGGGAGCAACTGGGCGGACAACCACCGCAGATGCACGGACGGGAGTTCCTCCGGGCGATGGGCCTGCTGCTGGACGAGACCAAGGCGATGGTGTCGACGCTGGGGCAGGCACCGAAACCCGACCTGGTGCTGCACGACGGAACGCTCACCTGGTGGGGCAGGATCCTGGCCCACCGGTGGCAGCTGCCGGCGGTGGAGACGTTGCCCAACCTGGTCAGCAACCGGCACTGGTCGATGAACGCCTACACCAAGATCAATCCGGTCGACCCGCGATTCCTCTGGCAGATGCTGCGGATCGGCCGTTACCTGCGCAGCCAGGGGATCGACCGGGTCGGCGACTTCATGCAGGGCACGACGGCCGCGGCCCGGATCGTCACCGTGCCACGAGCCTTCCAATATCGCGGCGACACGTTCGACGGCTGGGACTTCGTCGGTCCCTGCCTCACCGACCGCGCCTTCCAGGGCGACTGGCAGCCGGCCGGTGCTCATCACGAGGTGGGGGCCGAACACCCGGTGCTGTTGGTCTCGCTCGGCAGCTCCTACAACGCCCGACCCGACATCTACCGGATGATCATCGCATCCGCCGCCGACCGGCCGTGGCAGGTGGTGATGTCGATCGGCGACCGGGTCACCGCCGCTGACCTCGGCCCGATCCCGGACAACGTCGAGGTCCAGCCGCGACTCCCGCAGCTGGCAGTGCTCCGCCATGCCCGGGCCTTCGTCACCCACGCCGGGATGGGCGGCACCATGGAGGGCCTGAGGGCCGGGGTGCCGTTGATCGCCCTGCCGCAGATGGCCGAGCAGCGGGCCAACGCCGATCGGATCGCCGAACTCGGCCTCGGCGTCGCCCTCGATCCCGACCGACTGGACGCCCCCACCCTCTGGTCGGCCGTCGAGGCCACCGCCGACGACGACGGCATCCGCGATCGACTCGACTGGATGCGTGCCGAGATGGATGCCGCCGGCGGCGCGCCCGCTGCTGCCGATGTGGTCGATCGGGTGCTCGCGGCGCAGTGA